Proteins found in one Hevea brasiliensis isolate MT/VB/25A 57/8 chromosome 18, ASM3005281v1, whole genome shotgun sequence genomic segment:
- the LOC110631489 gene encoding B3 domain-containing transcription factor LEC2, which translates to MESPFSPLSTDASKTTITTNDSKAKMGGCSQNSPFSSICGPLSYPSTSSNSSTQSYHCPVDCSMLPHFQSLQFPQAYPLGHAGQYSPSAYPLYPFWFMQNGIEIQKSCFLQPNGLSIEQERRVLDAYKTKVARSKRKLARQRSLSKNSSSGANSSQVDTRRLSFNGASNKEQDCQSFINRDLYKICTPDNKRLRVLLSKELKNSDVGSLGRIVLPKRGAEENLPILSDKEGIQVVIRDVNSTKEWSLKFKFWSNNKSRMYVLENTGDFVKQNGLEIGDSLTLYEDECKNLYFSIKKVETPQVEVSYKQHSINQNYLYIPHTYQARDEEEASLQLLIEQLKHKEQQEANSLVTLSVDIASSYRRKEDERIGPLNNITSISFYPQPAPAAVQSSSSPHSITRILDDHYIDDCYTGLGVLPDVNRYNFSL; encoded by the exons atggagagcCCCTTTTCACCCTTATCCACAGATGCTAGCAAAACCACCATTACCACCAATGATAGCAAAGCAAAAATGGGGGGTTGTTCTCAGAATTCCCCGTTCTCCTCTATCTGTGGACCACTGAGCTATCCGTCAACATCTTCAAATTCATCAACTCAGTCTTACCATTGTCCAGTAGACTGCAGCATGCTACCACATTTTCAAAGCTTGCAATTTCCACAAGCATATCCTCTAGGGCACGCTGGCCAGTACTCACCATCAGCATATCCTTTGTATCCCTTCTGGTTCATGCAGAATGGGATTGAAATTCAAAAATCATGTTTTTTGCAGCCAAATGGGTTGTCAATAGAGCAAGAAAGAAGAGTTCTTGATGCATACAAGACCAAGGTTGCAAGAAGCAAGCGAAAACTTGCACGACAAAGGAGCCTTAGCAAAAATTCTTCTTCTGGTGCTAATTCGTCTCAGGTGGATACAAGAAGACTGTCCTTCAATGGTGCTAGTAACAAAGAGCAAGATTGCCAGAGCTTCATCAACAGAGATCTCTATAAAATCTGCACACCAGATAACAAG AGACTGAGGGTGTTGCTAAGTAAGGAGCTGAAGAACAGTGATGTTGGGTCTCTTGGAAGGATTGTCCTTCCAAAG AGAGGGGCAGAGGAAAATCTTCCTATCCTCTCTGACAAAGAAGGCATCCAAGTagtgattagagatgtaaactctACCAAAGAGTGGAGCTTGAAGTTCAA GTTTTGGTCTAACAACAAGAGCAGAATGTATGTTCTTGAAAACACAG GAGATTTTGTAAAGCAAAATGGgctggagattggagattcccttACACTTTACGAGGATGAGTGCAAGAATCTC TATTTCTCCATCAAGAAGGTGGAAACACCACAAGTGGAGGTGTCATACAAACAACACTCCATAAAccaaaactacctatatataccACATACGTACCAAGCTAGGGATGAAGAAGAAGCATCTTTGCAACTACTTATAGAACAACTTAAACATAAAGAACAGCAAGAAGCTAACAGCCTTGTGACTTTGTCTGTGGATATTGCTTCTTCTTATAGGCGCAAAGAGGACGAGAGAATTGGCCCATTAAACAACATAACCAGCATTAGTTTCTATCCTCAACCAGCACCTGCAGCTGTGCAATCCTCATCTTCACCACACAGTATAACGAGAATTCTAGATGATCACTATATTGATGACTGCTATACTGGCCTTGGTGTTCTTCCTGATGTCAACAGGTATAATTTTTCGCTATGA